In Porites lutea chromosome 8, jaPorLute2.1, whole genome shotgun sequence, the genomic stretch tgaaaaaaaaataacaggaTGATATATATAGCCCTTATTAAGAGCATAACTGTACACGAAAATTTGAAGTTATTATATGGCACACAAAGTCACATTAAACTCAAGGTGCGGAAAAAGGGTTAGTCTCACGACACCAAGTCTGACACAAATTACGATAAGATGATACATGGCATGTAAACTCTTgaaaaaataccattttcatCACTTTAATAGAGAAAATAACCATATCAACCTTGTGATTAATACTATCAAATAACTATTTTGACACAACTACGACCTTATAACACGACAAAAGTCACGGATGGAAAGGATTGCTTTTACCAATTACGATTTTCACTAACCTATCGGCCATTATTTCCCCAGGAAAGAGGACAGGAATGGTGGGAAATGATTGCTTAGTGACCGAGCCCCAATAAATTCTGCGCTATGTAAATGTCACATAGTTTCCTTCACCTGGAACCCAGACTCCTCGCAGTCTTGATGATCATCTCatggtagcctgaatttcatctgattGCTTCGAGTCATTTTCTCCTCTCGGGAAGTAATAACGattcgaagtaatcggatgaaattcaggctaattcAAACTATGCATACAACAATCTCTTACAACCGAAACATGCGTGTACAATAACTTTATAGGGCTACATTTGTTTCATGTGTGGAGATCTGAAAAAAAAGACTAACACAGGCATGTGAATTTCAGGCTCTTAAAATGCACTGtgataaaaagtgaaaattaccACCTCTAATCAAAtcttttcttgcaagtttttaaaaaattattgaaactgaGCCTGAGTGTTTTGATCTAACCCGACCTGACTGAGTGCATGGAATTTTGCGAGGTACAAGGTGGAAAGGGGATTTTAATTATAAAGTTACAGCAAACCTTTTTTTAACTCAAGAAATATCGAGTGTTGAGTGCGAAGAGTTGAACAACagatttctttcatttgttaGGCGCTATAGGTAGATAAAAAACCTGACGTAAATTGTTCTCGcaaaattcgagaaaacaagAATATCGGTCTCAAAATGACTTTATTGTAACCCAAAAATTCACGCCCTAACATCAACTTGTTTCGCGCTCGCGAACAAAGTCGCActgagaaatttggacactttttttcaacagaatAAAGCTTTTTCTGTCAACAGGAAATTATTTCAAGACTCATCCAACTGATTTCTCCGTGCGGGATTCCAAACGAAGAAAGGTAACAAGGAATTCGCATGCACACATGAACCATTTCTGAGCTCATAAAGCCATCGGTGAGTTCATCGTTCAAAAGTTACAGCGATGAGTTAGTTATCGTGATTAAATGTCTATAATCTACCAACGAAATCTGAAATTATCAGGATTCCTCCCGCAAGTTAGTTTTAGAAAGTTTGACCTTACTTCTTTGGGGCAGAGAGAACTTCACACACTTAATCTTACACTAGCATTTTGCACACAAATTCTAGAAAGTCATACAGAGTTTAATTACAGATCtggttgaaaatatttttacaaaaagggaaaaaggcaTCGTACCTAATGAGACATAAAGAAATGAAACGCAAAATTGATTAACAAAATTTAGTTTTACAACTTAAAAAGTACAAtttttcattaaattagatatccTTCTTGAGTGGAGATTCTTCTTCGTCTGCTCGCAAAACACAGTGGCGAGGAAACCAGCCTTTTTCTTCAGGAAGGTGTGTTCCACTTGCAAACTCTAAAAGCAGGAATTAAATTTTTCAATCTACCTTGCAAGGAACTGAAACCAAATACAAGTTAACAGGCTCTGAACATGGACTGTTACATCAATATTCACTGCCGCGGCGTAAAATAGCTACAATTTAAGCTCCTCAGCCCGGAATAACACTCAAAACTGTAGTCcactacacagccgtttttagtgtcgtcacgcaacgctcctatCAAAACTGCAGACGCTTATAATACCACTTTAATGAAAAGAGTGAAAAATCAAACGGATCGATGCACAAGCAAACGTGAACAAGTTTGGAAACGACCTATAAGTTAACATCCGTACCACCACCACCAATGCATGTTATATGTagcattcattcaatataaaaaactaaattatGTTGTACATTACATACTTACATACATtaatgaactttatttacaCTCTAATTTCAGAGTAGCCTGaaaagctaatatcttcgagaaaATAAATAGTataaaagagggaaaaaattaaataaataaaaagaaaaatctattCACATTTGATTGCGTTACATAcatgaaaaatgttaaaacacTATTATGTCTGAAAGTAGATTAATTTCAGGAGAACTGCTGATTTCCAAAACTTCGGAATTCCTAGGTCATACGCTGGTGCTTCAAAAAGTATTTGCAGTTAATTACTATAATTTGTAGGGTGCTTCAAGTTCCTAGACTTTACTGTCTTGAAATTTGAAGTTAAATGACCAAAATTAGTTGTATCGCACAATTTTAGTTCTGAAGCCTCCCAACAGATAGAAACTGAACGTTGAAACGGCTTTTCTTCAAGATgaaaaatatgttatttttgttccaatagatcgttttcactgtcacgcaacaaaaaattaaattggaaaccgtccagtggaagaagccaagaaaatgaaatgttataaaggactaatatataaacaatttgtccaagtctcaggtctttgtggtcCACAGTTTCGGAgctatttgccgaaacgtttctcgtacctttgtagagctttgtatggagactcCATGTTGGTGCACCGTtgtggtgcaccaatatggccgccggaaattaacaaaaacatctggagttcactttttctatgaAAGCCCATTCTTTttactcgagaactagcatacgtacgCATAAACATATTCTGTAATACTTGaagtggttatactgctgaaaatcaagaggagagactttttcaacgagacagcctTCCTATTTTGGTGTAACGCACTGTGAAATTtaggaagttcaaattgctgtattttcgaaatgaaacatgctacggaaatggaaacttgtacaaagatttactttttgtttatcttcaacctagtgtaaataagaattcgtaaaacctcgctattttgactttacaatttgatgacgtcactgtgaaaaccatctatataATGATCAGCTTGTGAAATTAACTCCAATTAGTACTATCTGGCAAATAAAAGCTCGTTAATccaaaaaagttacttttaaatatatGTCTTGACAATCTTACCGGGAACTGAATTTAACTTCTCGCCGTAAAGCCAATACCTAAGGAGGATTAAACAGCGGTCATGGGCCGAGTATTCTACAGCTCAATATAGCGCGGATGCGGATTACATGTAATTCAAACGATTctagaaaaaaagataatagCGATCACATAAAAACCACACTTATGCGAACACAGCAGCCATTGCGACAACGATTTTTGTTATAAACTTTAGTCTATCACAACGCTGCATTTCTTACGCCGTACGGTCGCTGCCATTATTTTGCAACAATTGATGGACTTTTATCATAAACACCGAAGCATCATTGCTATagactttattaactttccGACTTGCCCCTTTGCAAAACCCTTTGCAGCACGCACATATCGTTTTTGTTTCTCCCCGGTGCCCAAATATATCAGCAGAAATTCAACAGAGTTGATAAAACGAAATTTTTGTGTCCCCATTTCTCCCTCAACTGATGTCATGTGGGACAAAAGTGGTTGATCATAGTTTGTTCTAAAGTAACCCCTCATTGTAAGTATCGTGTTTGCTTTAATTCCTGATCTCATTTTCAGCAAGCGCTCTTGGAATATTTGTCCGCCAGATTTGGTTGATACAAATtcgaaaaaaatgtaatttcccTGGGAGCAGAGCCCCTATCGATCTTCCCAGATATTAAAATCGGGAAGTGATCCTTTCCTCTTCCCAACTTATTtgggaagatcgaagggcctctgttGTCAGGGTCAGTATCATGTAATATGTGAGAAAAGGGAGTTCCTTCTTTTTCCCATTCCCTTCTAGAAAGTAAAGaggggaaaatattttgttttcaaaagcccatttaaaaaaaacaatcaatcaatcaatcaatccctTTTGCGCTTGCTGGATGTGAGAAGACAGATATATCCACCGAGTCACAGTTCAACGCGCAAGGTCATTTATATTAGAATTCATCGATATGAAACATACTTCCTCACACGAGACACTAAAACTATTTCTCCAGCTTGTAGTTTCATTCGCGGTTCGTCTGACCACGGTGTACAAAGACAAGTTCTGACACCCTCCCTCCATGCAATCAATTTTCCATTGTAGGATTTAACTACAGTACAACAAatcttaaaaagataaaaacaaagaagatcAGAAACTGTTAGTCTTGCATTCGAAGTATTGCGTCCCCTGGTTGTGATCAGTCTCTACTTTCGTGCCTGTTGCAgtcatttatttttgctttgtttttatttggttGGCAGCAACAGTttatttttgaagcttttcCCTAAACTCAGCCGAAAAAACAAAGTCAAAATACTGGTGAAcaagttatttttatattttggaaaaatagcccaaccattttaaatgaaaatacgGAAGTGATTTAAGAACACTTACTTTTCTTAtccttttcaactttttctgttgtaattgttctctctgatgaagaaaaagaaaaaaactattgtACTATCAAGCACGTGACACAACACTGCTGAACGAAGCTTTGAGGCTATTTAATTACTGTGTCTGAAAACATTATGAAGCGGAAAAAAGGCAATAAAGGTTGCACTAGCACGTGACAAAGAAAGCCTACATACTGTTAATGTGTACTGATCACATCCTTCAATTACTGGCCAGGTTATTCCATCCCCAACATAATCATGGCATAAAGATATCACCTGTTGTAAAGACAAGTTACTAACATGTACTgcggaaaaatgacaaaaacgtTTTAAACATGGTGCTAATGGTATCTGGGTTCTAGTCTAAGGCTAGAATTTGACATCAAAAGATCGATTTTCCGCTCATTGTTAACAAACCAAACTGAATTTATTCACACACATTTTCACATACATATGGTACAGTTCCACATGCACATAGTAAAGTGTAATTGAGGCTGGCATAGATTCCTGGCCTACAGAGGTCGTTGATTTACAAACATCAATAAACAACAATTAAGGTTATAGGGCAACTTTTACAAACTACAGAAAAGAGTTACAGGAAATATAAAGTTAAATactaaacacttaatgactggtccgaCGGGAAACAGTTAATGTCAAGGTGAGAGAAACATTGAGATTTGATTGacacaaaattaattgtttccCAAGGGACCAGTCTCTAAGTGATTTGTTACACAGCCCAGGAAGAAAAGCTTTTTCAAGCAGTCAACATTTGCAaataacagtgcactgttaccctctgacctCATAGATTTCGCAATGTTGCTCGCTCAGAGATTTTGATgcaaaacagtttcattgttagatctCATATCACCTctaagtaaccaatgagagcgcacACTGTTGGAAAACAATTTCCAGCTATAATTAACAAATGATTATGTTAATTAAACAAATATGTGTACTGAAGCAAGAAGGTGGACTGGAGTAACAAGATAATAAGCAATCATTGAATTTGCATAGTTTGCCACCTTCTGTTGTTCATCCTCATTCTCTAAGATCAAAAATtccatgttttttattttttctttaaaggcTTGTCTAAAAAATTCTTCAAGGATGGAGTGTTAAAGTAAAGCTGTAAATCTAGAAAAAGACCCTAGACTTTGATCCAGCCTTGAGCTACTCATAAAACCTTGGGTAGGAGAATTAATAAACTGGTCTGGAAGTACATTGTTCAGCTGTCTGGCATCATACATTCAGATTAACAGTATGTGGTTGTTTAGACAGCATAAATGTACAGAAAAACAACCTATAAAACTTTTAATTAGGTAATAAATGAAAGTAAGTAAAGATACCTGTTTGACATTTTCTCTCCATCCAAGATCATAAGGGTAAAGAAATATGTCTCCTTCAGTGCGAGGTCGGTCAGCCTGTTTGTTGAGGAAAAATTGCTCTCATTACTAACACAACCAGCTGTCTATTAGAAACAATTAAAATAAAGGCCCACAAGAatataaaaatgcaaaatgactaaaaattaaacattatttgGCCTATTTGCTCATCAAGTTTCAGAAAGAGTGGTGTATGGTGGCAAATAGTTATGTcaaatttcaataataatttacaTCATCTTATTTAACACTTTTTGTAGTCTATATGAACAGCTTTTCTTCTGTGAACCTTTTCCACTATCCAAGCTTCTATTGCTGTCTTGTTTGTTATTATTCCTTTTATCTGCAGAAACAAACCAAATAATTACCACAAAAGgtgaacaaagttttatactttAGGAAATACTGCAATAAAGGATTATAGGAACAAAGAGATCACTGTTGAGACAGCATTCATGTTTTTCAATGACAACACAATCTTTTGCATTTTCACGGGTAATCCCTAATTTGCAATACATGTTTTGTCGAGTGTTACATGTTTTGATACATTCTTTTGTATACTGGTGTTCAGGTGAAGGattttgcctaaattttacatTGGTGAGTCCAATGAGCTCACCTTAATCCCAGCTGAAGTACATGTAGACTGTAAATGGAGCAATTTAACTATGGGATAAAGAGCTATAAAGTAAGCCAGCTCCTTTAGCTTGTTTGCTTCCACTGCTCAGCCAAACGCATGAAACAAGCCACCAAGTAGAGACCTGAAGCTATCAAAATGTTGCTCTTTTTCTCTTTGTCCATAGATCATAATATAAATTTATAGACCTTAGACATGTTGTGCACCCTATGTCTTTTAAGTTCTTTAACCGCCAACTTGCCAGATGTCCAATATGCATAGCTTTAAAAAGCTGCCTTGTATACTAGTGGTTCCTGTTTAGTCTAGTTTATAGCTTGTAGTAATTTAACATTGCTGACCTGATAGTAGAGAAGGAGGCCAACAGCTATTGTAACACCCACTGACAAACCAATGCAAAAGAGTACAGCTATAAGATGATAGAATCTAAATGGAACTACAGCATTCCTCTGAAACACAACACGTTGATAAAGGCCACCAGACAACTGTGGATACAGAGGTTACTGAGTTAGAATATAATTTTGATAAAGACATAATACTTAATTCAGGTTTAAAATTGATTGCTATACAATTAGAGTATCAGTCAGGGGGAAGCTGTCATATAGAAAGTACAGTGGAGGATaaaggggaggggcccggggagCCCAGGTCCcccctttatttttagaccaaactgaggcccgaagggatGAACATTGtcttttttggagaccgccccccatctcatctcagggtctggatgactgccccCCCCTGCCTTATCTGAAGATCTGGATCGGGCACTCAAGTATATGGCCTTCTGGTTGAACTGGGTAAGAGGGGGGTAAGAGGACATTTCAACCTCTATCCAATGTGGAACAGGTACTACAATAGGTGCTCAAATCAAATGACCTACATTCCAAGAAAAACTTTCCCCAGTCCATTGCAACCATTATTTATATACAGGTAAGTAGCTTACAAGTGGAGTTGAACCTTAGTCAAAAGACTTCATCATCTATGCACCTTCTATTGATGGAAgttttttcaagcagtttagtTTGGGATAGGGTTCAAGCAAGTTGGAAGATTTTGGTCTGTAACAAGCTATTATAAGTGAAAATTTTGATCTGTGGAATTcagaattaaatattaatattaaattttgtaTGTAAAAAGATAGAGATATTTGGGGCCCAATCTAGAATTGGTTTGCAATGCATGAGCTTAACATTGTTTGGTATAGGGTGCAGCACAGACCTACTCAATAATTCATAGAGCACCCCTGCCCTAGAATAATAAAGAATAGAGAATAGAATAGAGCAGACTTTGATATTTTATCTGTTTAGTGCACACGGAAGCAGTATGCATTTATAGGTCAACTACATTGTCCAGGTACATAGGGTAGTAAGAAAATAGATGGCCTATAGATGAACAACCACAACTTCCATTTACTTAATTATGTTGCCTAATGTTTGTCTATATTAGCCAGGTCAGTAAGTGTGATAATAAAGTTAAAATATTTGACAGACAGGTAAATAATACTGTAAAGTGCCACTGTTGTGGACTCATACATCTTCATAAgaggttttaggagggcttttaaatggaggggcttatatccagGGGACTTATAAtcagatttatttttttcttcacaggTATAGATGGGCCTAAAATTGGGGGGCGCAGTTTACAGTCGGTACATGTATATGAAGAAAAACAGTAATTTATTGACAAGTACTCACCaaataaaattgttgaacaacacaacaaattaaaataacagtGGTGTGAGTACATCCAAgaggaacaaaaaataaaaacaatgtaAAGGATCTGTGGTTTAAGTGACCCACACAATTATTAATCCATGGGCAATGGTGATCCATTTTCATGACACATCTATCAGAGGAAAAATAATACATTGGGTTATTCTTCATAGCAATCCATTCAAGAGTATATTACTGAATGAGATAAACAAGATAGAAAAGTCCAAAATGCATAATTTAACTTGAACAGAGCAGAGTTCAACCCTAAATGCATGCAAGTTATTTCATAGAGGAACACATGCACATGTGTATCAGATGTAATGGTGTGTATATAACCTGCAGTTGACTGTAGGATGTGAGTTGACCTCAGGTAAGAAATGTGAGTacagaaaataaacatttgTCTTGAAATATCATCTTGGTGAACAAACATGCTTTCTTGGAGAACTACAAAATAATGAGgtaaattttcttgaaaattaatATTCACTTTTTTctgaaagacttttttattGTCTGAGGTTAAATGTCTGCCTTGCCTCATGAATTCTCTCCTAGCTTCCGGCAAAATTAAAGAACAGCTCCCAGAAAAATCTGTTGGGTGACTATCAACCAATAGTCAGCCGACAAACGACCAACAGTT encodes the following:
- the LOC140946297 gene encoding palmitoyltransferase ZDHHC6-like isoform X1 is translated as MVGRLCHWGPLLALSIIITLFLCGLYCTMLWLPPWTSLAGGIHFAVFITWLFLIMNYFLKSIWLGPGYLPLKWRMQDGDKLGDVLQICHVCNGYKAPRVHHCSKCGRCVMKMDHHCPWINNCVGHLNHRSFTLFLFFVPLGCTHTTVILICCVVQQFYLLSGGLYQRVVFQRNAVVPFRFYHLIAVLFCIGLSVGVTIAVGLLLYYQIKGIITNKTAIEAWIVEKADRPRTEGDIFLYPYDLGWRENVKQVISLCHDYVGDGITWPVIEGCDQYTLTREQLQQKKLKRIRKICCTVVKSYNGKLIAWREGVRTCLCTPWSDEPRMKLQAGEIVLVSRVRKYWLYGEKLNSVPEFASGTHLPEEKGWFPRHCVLRADEEESPLKKDI
- the LOC140946297 gene encoding palmitoyltransferase ZDHHC6-like isoform X2, translating into MVGRLCHWGPLLALSIIITLFLCGLYCTMLWLPPWTSLAGGIHFAVFITWLFLIMNYFLKSIWLGPGYLPLKWRMQDGDKLGDVLQICHVCNGYKAPRVHHCSKCGRCVMKMDHHCPWINNCVGHLNHRSFTLFLFFVPLGCTHTTVILICCVVQQFYLLSGGLYQRVVFQRNAVVPFRFYHLIAVLFCIGLSVGVTIAVGLLLYYQADRPRTEGDIFLYPYDLGWRENVKQVISLCHDYVGDGITWPVIEGCDQYTLTREQLQQKKLKRIRKICCTVVKSYNGKLIAWREGVRTCLCTPWSDEPRMKLQAGEIVLVSRVRKYWLYGEKLNSVPEFASGTHLPEEKGWFPRHCVLRADEEESPLKKDI
- the LOC140946297 gene encoding palmitoyltransferase ZDHHC6-like isoform X3 codes for the protein MVGRLCHWGPLLALSIIITLFLCGLYCTMLWLPPWTSLAGGIHFAVFITWLFLIMNYFLKSIWLGPGYLPLKWRMQDGDKLGDVLQICHVCNGYKAPRVHHCSKCGRCVMKMDHHCPWINNCVGHLNHRSFTLFLFFVPLGCTHTTVILICCVVQQFYLLSGGLYQRVVFQRNAVVPFRFYHLIAVLFCIGLSVGVTIAVGLLLYYQIKGIITNKTAIEAWIVEKADRPRTEGDIFLYPYDLGWRENVKQVISLCHDYVGDGITWPVIEGCDQYTLTREQLQQKKLKRIRKICCTVVKSYNGKLIAWREGVRTCLCTPWSDEPRMKLQAGEIVLVSRVRKVCKWNTPS
- the LOC140946297 gene encoding palmitoyltransferase ZDHHC6-like isoform X4: MVGRLCHWGPLLALSIIITLFLCGLYCTMLWLPPWTSLAGGIHFAVFITWLFLIMNYFLKSIWLGPGYLPLKWRMQDGDKLGDVLQICHVCNGYKAPRVHHCSKCGRCVMKMDHHCPWINNCVGHLNHRSFTLFLFFVPLGCTHTTVILICCVVQQFYLLSGGLYQRVVFQRNAVVPFRFYHLIAVLFCIGLSVGVTIAVGLLLYYQIKGIITNKTAIEAWIVEKADRPRTEGDIFLYPYDLGWRENVKQVISLCHDYVGDGITWPVIEGCDQYTLTREQLQQKKLKRIRKICCTVVKSYNGKLIAWREGVRTCLCTPWSDEPRMKLQAGEIVLVSRVRKIV